TTATGCGAGAGCTACATCGTTTGCATTTAGCGATGGTGCAGCACATTTAGGGGCTGCGATATCTACAGCAATAATCTTACCTATAATTTCAAGTATTGGAGCTTTATCTACATGGGTTTTATTCCAAGTACCTATGGTAATAATGGGAATTGTACTAATCTTCGTATTACCAAACACTATAGGGCAAAGTTTAGAGAAAATTAATGAAGCTGGAGCTGGTATTTAAACCTTAAGACAGTCCTTAATTTTTTCTATTAAAAGTTCTGCATCTTCTTTTTCTATATGAATGAAATATCTCCAACTCTCATCATTTAGTGAAGGAAAATGAAGTACAATATTTGCTAAGTTTTTACATTCTTCACTATCTATGAGTATGCTAGGATTATTTTTCAAAAATTGCTTAATGAAATTTAATGCTGTCAGAGGTTTCCCCATCTTTACTAAATTTAATGCAACTTCAATTTCCTCCATTTTAATCCCCAGTGTACAAAACCTAATATAATTCCGCTAATTAATGAAAGTATTCCTACTAGTGATATGGTCCCGCTATAAGGATAGATGTTTGAAAATATACCATAACCCATTAGTAATACTGCTGAAATAGATAAGAGAGCATCATAATATTTAAAGCCTATTGTTTTTCTTGTGAAAAATGGGAATAAAGCTGAAACAATAACGTGAGAGCCATAAAGCGTTACTAAAGAAGCTTCAGTAGTTAAATTATATACTTCAGTATATTGTCCTGTAATACTAGCAATTAAGTTAATAATTAAGAAAAATCCAGCAACAGCTAAAATAGATTCTAGCATATTATTCCTTAGTAAACTATATGTTAATCTTGATAATGCAACATATGCTGCTGTTACTGAGCCTATTAAACTATTTAGTGTGAAAATAAAAATAACTAATGCCATAGGATTTCCCATTAGTTCTTGAGCGATATAAAAAGCTGGATACTGAGTTATATTAAGCAGGTTTTGAACACCAGAATCAGAATAGCCAGCAAAGGCAATCTCGAAATATGAGGCAAAGAGTACTGCTATAGAAGCAATCCAATATGCGTATAAATATGATTTTGCGACGGTTTTTCCTTTTCCTATTGCCTCATATCCTAAAAAGAAGGATGCACCTCCACCAGCTAAAGTAAAACCTACGGCTAATGCACCAGAGAAAAAATTAGAAGATGAAACAGTTATGTGTAATGGTTCTAATGAAAATCCTGTGACTGAAAGAACTTTTATTCCTAATATAAAGATGAGAATAACTTCTATTGCAGATGTTATCAATGCATAGAATAATGGTGGTCTTATTCCTGTAAGAAGAAGTAAAGTCAAAATTATTGGTATTAAGATTTCTATTATGGAAATTACATAGGTTGGCAGTGAAAATTCAGAAGTT
The nucleotide sequence above comes from Sulfurisphaera javensis. Encoded proteins:
- a CDS encoding amino acid permease, yielding MVSLSKKLEPKENSIPSYLVYAQSLSSIAPLGSASAYLTFALSDALSSTFIAGVLGALIYFLWVLIGYRYSKVVASTGGTYEFARRGGGELLGRIAGWLYWISYAIYLPSATTYLTGIVITSEFSLPTYVISIIEILIPIILTLLLLTGIRPPLFYALITSAIEVILIFILGIKVLSVTGFSLEPLHITVSSSNFFSGALAVGFTLAGGGASFFLGYEAIGKGKTVAKSYLYAYWIASIAVLFASYFEIAFAGYSDSGVQNLLNITQYPAFYIAQELMGNPMALVIFIFTLNSLIGSVTAAYVALSRLTYSLLRNNMLESILAVAGFFLIINLIASITGQYTEVYNLTTEASLVTLYGSHVIVSALFPFFTRKTIGFKYYDALLSISAVLLMGYGIFSNIYPYSGTISLVGILSLISGIILGFVHWGLKWRKLKLH